One genomic region from Jilunia laotingensis encodes:
- the gdhA gene encoding NADP-specific glutamate dehydrogenase → MNIQKIMTSLEAKHPGESEYLQAVKEVLISIENIYNEHPEFEKAKIVERIVEPDRIFTFRVTWVDDNGEVQTNLGYRVQFNNAIGPYKGGVRFHASVNLSILKFLGFEQTFKNALTTLPMGGGKGGSDFSPRGKSEAEIMRFCQAFMLELWRHIGPDMDVPAGDIGVGGREVGFLFGMYKKLTREHTGTFTGKGLEFGGSLIRPEATGFGACYFVQQMLQDKGTSFEGKTVAISGFGNVAWGAATKATELGAKVVTISGPDGYIYDPDGISGDKIDYMLELRASGNDIVAPYAEKYPNAKFFPGKKPWEQKVDIAMPCATQNEVNEEDAKQLVANGVFCVGEVSNMGCRPEAIDTFLAAKIMYGPGKAVNAGGVATSGLEMTQNAMHISWTAEEVDRYLHQIMSDIHTQCVKYGTEKDGYINYMKGANIAGFMKVAHAMMGQGII, encoded by the coding sequence ATGAACATTCAGAAAATTATGACCTCTCTTGAGGCAAAGCATCCCGGTGAATCTGAGTATCTTCAGGCAGTCAAAGAAGTACTTATCTCAATTGAAAACATATACAATGAACATCCTGAGTTTGAAAAAGCCAAGATTGTTGAAAGAATTGTAGAGCCGGATCGCATCTTCACTTTCCGTGTTACATGGGTAGACGACAATGGTGAAGTACAGACTAACCTCGGTTATCGCGTACAATTCAACAATGCAATCGGCCCGTACAAAGGCGGTGTTCGTTTCCATGCTTCCGTTAACCTTTCTATTTTGAAATTCTTAGGATTTGAGCAGACGTTCAAAAATGCACTGACAACATTACCTATGGGTGGTGGTAAAGGCGGTTCAGACTTCTCTCCGAGAGGTAAGAGCGAAGCTGAAATCATGCGTTTCTGCCAAGCTTTCATGCTTGAATTATGGCGTCACATAGGTCCTGACATGGATGTTCCTGCCGGTGATATCGGTGTAGGTGGTCGCGAAGTAGGATTCTTGTTCGGTATGTATAAGAAATTGACTCGTGAACATACCGGTACATTTACAGGCAAAGGATTGGAATTCGGTGGTTCACTGATTCGTCCTGAAGCTACTGGTTTCGGTGCTTGCTATTTTGTTCAGCAAATGTTGCAAGATAAAGGGACAAGTTTCGAAGGCAAGACTGTGGCTATCTCCGGTTTCGGAAATGTAGCATGGGGTGCTGCCACAAAAGCTACTGAATTAGGTGCTAAAGTCGTTACGATCTCCGGACCTGACGGTTACATTTACGATCCGGACGGTATTTCTGGCGATAAGATCGATTATATGCTTGAACTTCGTGCAAGTGGTAATGACATCGTAGCTCCTTATGCAGAAAAATATCCAAATGCTAAATTCTTCCCGGGCAAGAAACCATGGGAACAGAAAGTGGATATCGCTATGCCTTGTGCTACTCAGAATGAAGTCAATGAAGAAGATGCCAAGCAATTGGTTGCAAACGGTGTATTCTGTGTTGGTGAAGTTTCAAATATGGGTTGCCGTCCTGAAGCTATCGATACATTCCTCGCTGCAAAAATCATGTATGGTCCTGGTAAGGCTGTCAATGCAGGTGGTGTAGCAACTTCCGGTCTTGAAATGACCCAGAATGCTATGCATATTTCTTGGACTGCTGAAGAAGTTGATAGATATCTCCACCAGATCATGAGTGATATCCATACTCAATGTGTTAAATATGGAACAGAAAAAGATGGTTATATCAACTATATGAAAGGTGCTAACATTGCAGGCTTCATGAAAGTGGCTCACGCAATGATGGGACAAGGAATCATCTAA
- a CDS encoding M24 family metallopeptidase, protein MLQPELKLRRDKIRWFMAQQGIDAALITCNVNLLYTFGRIVSGYLYLPLNSPALLFIKRPNNISGEHIFSIRKPEQIIELITENNLPMPTKLMLEGDELSYTEYNRLAALFPESEIVNGTPLIRQARSTKTPIEIEMFHRSGIAHAKAYDKIPSVYHPGMTDRELAIEVERLMRLEGSLGIFRVFGQSMEIFMGSLLAGDNAANPSPFDFALGGEGLDPALPVGVNDTPIKEGQCFMVDMGGNFYGYMGDMSRVYSIGKLSDEAYTAHQVCLDIQNEIASIAKPGTVCEDMYNTAIEMVTKAGFAKNFMGIGQQARFIGHGIGLEINEMPVIAPRMKQKLEPGMVFALEPKIVLPGVGPVGVENSWVVTNEGVEKLTICNEEIVEIEVSN, encoded by the coding sequence ATGTTACAACCGGAATTAAAACTTCGCCGCGATAAGATTCGTTGGTTCATGGCTCAACAAGGAATTGACGCCGCATTGATCACTTGTAATGTAAACTTGCTTTATACGTTTGGTCGTATTGTCAGCGGATACCTTTATCTTCCGCTCAACTCTCCTGCTCTCCTTTTTATAAAACGCCCCAATAATATATCTGGAGAACATATTTTCTCCATCCGCAAACCGGAACAAATCATTGAATTAATAACAGAAAATAATCTTCCTATGCCTACCAAATTGATGTTGGAAGGTGATGAACTATCTTATACGGAATATAACCGATTGGCTGCCTTGTTCCCGGAATCGGAAATTGTAAATGGCACACCTCTGATTCGTCAAGCACGCAGCACAAAGACTCCTATCGAAATCGAGATGTTCCACCGTTCGGGTATCGCACATGCCAAGGCTTACGATAAAATCCCTTCTGTTTACCATCCTGGAATGACAGATCGTGAACTTGCCATTGAAGTGGAACGCTTGATGCGTCTGGAAGGCTCTTTAGGTATCTTCCGCGTATTCGGGCAAAGCATGGAGATTTTCATGGGTAGTCTATTGGCAGGAGATAATGCTGCTAATCCTTCTCCTTTCGATTTCGCTTTGGGTGGCGAAGGGCTCGACCCGGCACTTCCGGTTGGAGTAAATGATACCCCTATTAAAGAAGGCCAATGCTTCATGGTAGATATGGGAGGAAACTTTTACGGCTATATGGGAGATATGAGCCGTGTATATTCAATCGGCAAACTGAGTGATGAAGCTTACACCGCTCATCAAGTATGTTTGGATATTCAAAATGAAATAGCTTCCATTGCTAAACCGGGCACTGTTTGTGAAGACATGTACAATACAGCTATCGAGATGGTTACTAAAGCCGGATTTGCCAAGAACTTCATGGGAATAGGCCAACAAGCACGTTTTATCGGTCATGGCATCGGTTTGGAAATTAATGAAATGCCGGTTATTGCTCCACGTATGAAACAAAAATTGGAACCAGGAATGGTCTTCGCTCTGGAACCTAAGATCGTACTGCCGGGCGTTGGACCTGTAGGTGTGGAAAACTCATGGGTAGTTACCAATGAAGGAGTAGAAAAACTTACGATTTGTAACGAAGAAATCGTTGAGATCGAGGTTAGTAATTAA
- a CDS encoding prolyl oligopeptidase family serine peptidase, with protein sequence MKKTTLLLLSGIMITSCTTSQKKLIYPNTAKVDSVDVYFGTKVPDPYRWLENDTSAATAAWIEAENKVTNEYLAQIPFRNQLLKRLTDLADYEKIGTPFKKHGKYYFYKNDGLQNQNVLYVQDTLDGEPRVFLDPNQLSEDGTVALTGISFSNDGKYVAYTISRSGSDWTEIYVMDAATGKQLEDHIEWAKFTGASWKGDGFYYSAYDAPAKGKEFSNVNELHKIYYHKIGTPQSKDELIYQNPDYPKRFYSAETSEDERILFVYESGAGRGNNLFMKDLTKPNAPLVQLTTDFDYQYAPIEVIGDKMYIFTNYGAPKNRIMVADIHRPKSEEWVELIPESESVLSGVNVIGDKLFLTYDKDASNHAFIYDLDGKQIQEIKLPSLGSVGFSGNKEDKECFFGFTSFTIPGTTYKYDMDKNTYEVYRAPKVQFNPDEFITEQTFFPSKDGVMIPMFLTYKKDMKMDGKNPVFLYGYGGFAISLNPTFTTTRIPFLENGGIYAQVNLRGGNEYGEEWHVAGTKMQKQNVFNDFIASAEYLINNNYTNPDKIAIVGGSNGGLLVGACMTQRPELFKVAIPQVGVMDMLRYHKFTIGWNWASDYGTSEDSKAMFDYLKGYSPLHNLKPDTTYPATMITTADHDDRVVPAHSFKFAATLQECNDGTNPTIIRIDSKAGHGAGKPMSKVLEEQADIYGFVMYNLGMQPTF encoded by the coding sequence ATGAAGAAAACAACTTTATTATTACTAAGTGGAATTATGATTACATCATGTACAACTTCCCAAAAGAAATTAATCTACCCTAATACAGCAAAGGTAGATTCTGTAGATGTTTACTTTGGTACCAAAGTACCTGATCCGTATCGTTGGCTGGAAAATGACACCAGCGCTGCAACAGCCGCATGGATAGAAGCTGAAAATAAAGTCACGAACGAATATCTTGCCCAAATACCTTTTCGCAATCAATTATTGAAACGTTTGACAGACCTTGCAGATTACGAGAAAATAGGCACCCCATTCAAAAAGCATGGAAAATATTACTTTTATAAAAATGACGGACTCCAAAATCAAAATGTACTTTATGTACAAGATACTTTAGATGGAGAACCTCGCGTATTCCTCGATCCTAATCAATTATCGGAAGATGGTACAGTGGCTTTAACCGGGATATCTTTTTCCAATGATGGCAAATATGTGGCTTATACCATTTCACGCAGCGGATCGGATTGGACAGAAATATACGTAATGGATGCAGCCACAGGGAAACAATTGGAAGACCACATAGAATGGGCTAAATTTACAGGTGCATCATGGAAAGGAGACGGCTTTTACTATAGTGCCTATGACGCCCCGGCAAAAGGTAAAGAGTTCTCCAACGTAAACGAATTACATAAAATCTATTATCATAAGATCGGTACTCCTCAATCAAAAGACGAACTGATTTATCAGAATCCCGACTATCCGAAACGTTTTTATTCCGCTGAAACCAGTGAAGATGAACGCATACTTTTTGTATATGAATCAGGAGCCGGAAGAGGCAACAATCTTTTTATGAAAGATCTGACCAAGCCCAATGCACCGCTGGTACAATTAACAACCGACTTTGATTACCAATACGCTCCTATCGAAGTAATCGGAGATAAGATGTATATCTTTACCAACTATGGCGCTCCTAAAAACAGAATAATGGTGGCTGATATCCATCGCCCGAAATCTGAAGAATGGGTAGAACTGATTCCCGAATCTGAATCCGTACTTTCGGGAGTAAATGTTATTGGTGATAAACTATTCCTGACATATGATAAAGATGCTTCCAACCATGCTTTCATTTACGACCTCGATGGCAAGCAAATTCAGGAGATCAAATTGCCCTCATTGGGATCTGTAGGATTCAGCGGTAACAAGGAGGACAAAGAGTGCTTCTTCGGTTTTACTTCATTTACCATTCCGGGTACTACTTATAAATATGACATGGATAAGAATACTTATGAAGTATATCGCGCCCCGAAAGTACAGTTCAATCCGGACGAATTTATAACGGAGCAAACCTTTTTCCCAAGTAAGGACGGTGTTATGATTCCAATGTTCCTTACGTATAAGAAAGATATGAAAATGGATGGAAAGAATCCGGTATTCCTATACGGATATGGCGGTTTCGCGATCAGCCTGAATCCTACCTTCACAACAACCCGAATCCCTTTCCTTGAAAATGGAGGAATTTATGCACAAGTCAATCTACGTGGTGGAAATGAATATGGTGAAGAATGGCATGTAGCAGGAACTAAAATGCAGAAACAGAATGTATTCAACGATTTTATAGCATCAGCGGAATACCTTATTAATAATAACTACACTAATCCCGATAAAATCGCCATTGTCGGAGGTTCTAACGGTGGGCTATTGGTAGGCGCTTGTATGACTCAGCGCCCTGAGCTATTCAAAGTAGCCATACCTCAAGTCGGGGTAATGGATATGCTACGTTATCATAAGTTTACTATTGGCTGGAATTGGGCAAGTGATTATGGAACAAGCGAAGATAGTAAAGCAATGTTTGACTATCTGAAAGGTTATTCTCCCTTACATAATCTGAAACCGGATACTACGTATCCTGCTACCATGATTACTACTGCAGATCATGACGATCGTGTAGTTCCTGCCCACTCATTCAAATTTGCCGCCACTCTGCAAGAATGCAATGACGGGACTAATCCGACCATTATTCGTATTGACAGTAAAGCCGGTCACGGTGCCGGAAAACCGATGAGTAAAGTTCTAGAAGAACAAGCCGATATTTACGGATTTGTGATGTACAATTTGGGTATGCAACCAACCTTCTAA